From a single Xiphophorus maculatus strain JP 163 A chromosome 5, X_maculatus-5.0-male, whole genome shotgun sequence genomic region:
- the sgms2 gene encoding phosphatidylcholine:ceramide cholinephosphotransferase 2 — protein MASAELRNPGDSSTPNLTLGTEDGSAPGTIKSCPVHASAGEEAKRSFRKGIVRHKDYVKISLPESKVNHLPTEWWKTVIAFFYAAFNLVLTTVVITVVHERVPPKESSPPLPDKFFDYIDRVKWAFTVTEINGMVLVAIWLIQLFFFKYKSIACRRFFFLIGTLYLYRCVTMYVTTLPVPGMHMNCAPKLQGDTQAKIQRVLQLISGAGLSITNSHLLCGDFLYSGHTVMLTLTYLFIKEYSPKSFWWYHLLCWLLSAVGVLCILVAHEHYTVDVIVAYFITSRLFWWYHTMANLQTLKCSPNNYLTNTWWNPVFNFFERNVQTSVPCSYTWPISWASSCLKNPCKAYSMVQSSREE, from the exons ATGGCTTCAGCAGAGCTCAGGAATCCTGGAGACTCTTCCACTCCCAATCTAACCCTGGGAACGGAGGATGGTTCTGCTCCCGGCACAATCAAGTCCTGCCCAGTCCACGCCTCCGCCGGAGAGGAGGCGAAGAGGAGTTTTAGGAAAGGGATCGTCCGTCATAAAGACTATGTGAAGATCTCCCTGCCGGAGTCCAAAGTCAACCATCTGCCCACTGAGTGGTGGAAGACGGTGATCGCTTTCTTTTACGCAGCTTTTAACTTGGTTCTGACCACGGTGGTCATCACAGTGGTGCACGAGCGCGTCCCCCCTAAAGAGAGCAGCCCTCCTCTTCCTGATAAGTTCTTCGACTACATCGACAGAGTCAAGTGGGCTTTCACTGTGACGGAAATCAATGGGATGGTTCTGGTGGCTATTTGGTTGATCCAGCTCTTCTTCTTCAAATACAA GTCCATAGCGTGCAGACGGTTCTTCTTCCTCATCGGCACGCTGTACCTGTACCGCTGTGTGACCATGTACGTCACCACGCTGCCTGTTCCTGGCATGCACATGAACTGTGCCCCCAAG CTTCAGGGAGACACGCAGGCCAAGATCCAACGCGTTCTGCAGCTCATTTCAGGAGCCGGCCTCTCCATAACCAACTCCCACCTGCTGTGTGGAGACTTCCTGTACAGCGGACACACAGTGATGCTCACCCTCACTTACCTATTCATCAAAGAGT ACTCTCCAAAGTCCTTCTGGTGGTACCACCTCCTGTGCTGGCTGCTGAGCGCTGTGGGCGTGCTCTGCATCCTGGTGGCTCATGAGCACTACACCGTGGATGTGATCGTGGCCTATTTCATCACGTCCCGTCTGTTCTGGTGGTACCACACCATGGCCAACTTACAG ACTCTGAAGTGCTCGCCCAATAACTACCTCACCAACACCTGGTGGAACCCCGTGTTCAACTTCTTTGAGAGGAACGTCCAGACGTCGGTGCCGTGCTCCTACACCTGGCCCATCAGCTGGGCCTCCAGCTGCCTGAAAAACCCCTGCAAGGCGTACTCCATGGTGCAGAGCTCACGGGAAGAGTGA
- the LOC102234763 gene encoding cytochrome P450 2U1 encodes MGSLSWPADLGSSALSPPNLLPLLLFLVVFYLVRFYQRQRGIYRNIPPGPRPWPVVGNFGGLLLPPFIRRRFGQTSNRNIGVMEALTSQASIYGNIYSLFVGSQLIVVLNSFEVVKDALSNHPDVFSDRPDVPTISILTKRKGIVFAPYGPVWRKQRKFCHATLRNFGFGRLSLEPCIQQGVAAVKTELLSGEHGACGVDPSRLISNAVSNVICSLILGQRFHHDDPEFRGILDLMSRGLEICINSPAVLINIFPLLYYLPFGAFRELRRVERDITVFLKKIIGSHSNTLDPNNPRDLTDMYLMEMLAQQAAGEQDSSFTEDYLFYIIGDLFIAGTDTTTNSVLWVLLYLALYPDIQDQVQAEIDRVVDRRRPPSLNNRGSLPFTEATIMEVQRLTAVVPLSIPHMASETTVFRGFTIPKGTVIMPNLYSVHRDPSVWDDPDAFNPTRFLDGEGKLLRRESFIPFGIGRRVCMGEQLAKMELFLTVSGLLQACTFRLPDGAPAPSLHGRFGLTLAPCPFALCVSARCEDSFSPNAFS; translated from the exons ATGGGCTCACTGTCATGGCCGGCAGACCTCGGCAGCTCCGCTCTGTCTCCTCCAAACCTGCTGCCATTGCTGCTCTTCTTGGTGGTTTTTTATCTGGTTCGTTTCTATCAGAGGCAGCGCGGCATCTACAGGAACATCCCGCCAGGTCCGCGGCCGTGGCCGGTGGTCGGTAACTTCGGCGGCCTTCTCCTGCCTCCCTTCATCAGGCGGAGGTTCGGACAGACCTCCAACCGGAACATCGGCGTCATGGAGGCTTTAACGTCCCAAGCCAGCATCTACGGGAACATCTACAGCCTGTTTGTGGGCAGTCAGCTGATCGTTGTCCTGAACAGCTTTGAGGTGGTGAAGGACGCGCTGTCAAACCATCCAGATGTGTTCTCAGACCGGCCAGATGTTCCGACTATCTCCATACTCACCAAACGGAAAG GAATCGTGTTCGCCCCCTATGGGCCGGTCTGGAGAAAGCAGCGTAAGTTCTGCCACGCCACCCTCAGGAACTTCGGATTTGGTCGGCTGAGTTTGGAGCCGTGCATTCAGCAGGGCGTGGCCGCCGTCAAAACAGAGCTGCTGAGCGGCGAGCACGGCGCCTGCGGCGTCGACCCCTCCAGGCTGATCAGCAACGCCGTGTCGAACGTCATCTGCTCCCTGATCCTGGGTCAGCGCTTCCATCACGACGACCCTGAGTTCCGCGGCATCCTGGACCTGATGTCGCGCGGGTTGGAGATCTGCATAAACAGCCCCGCGGTGCTCATCAACATCTTCCCGCTGCTCTACTACCTGCCCTTTGGGGCGTTCAGGGAGCTGCGGCGGGTGGAGAGAGACATCACGGTGTTCCTGAAGAAGATCATCGGGAGCCACAGCAACACTTTGGATCCCAACAACCCCAGAGACCTGACTGACATGTACCTGATGGAGATGCTGGCTCAGCAAGCCGCAGGAGAGCAGGACAGCAGCTTCACAGAGGACTACCTCTTCTACATCATCGGAGACCTCTTCATCGCCGGAACCGACACCACCACCAATTCAGTTCTTTGGGTTCTGCTCTACCTGGCCCTGTACCCTGATATCCAAG ACCAGGTCCAAGCAGAGATCGACAGAGTGGTGGACCGACGCCGCCCTCCATCTTTGAATAACAGAGGAAGTTTGCCTTTTACTGAAGCCACCATCATGGAGGTGCAGAGACTGACTGCGGTGGTTCCTCTCAGCATTCCTCACATGGCGTCAGAGACAACAG TGTTCCGGGGCTTCACCATTCCCAAAGGAACGGTCATTATGCCCAATCTGTACTCGGTCCACAGAGACCCCAGTGTGTGGGACGATCCGGACGCCTTCAACCCGACCCGCTTCCTGGATGGAGAGGGGAAACTGCTGAGGAGAGAGTCCTTCATACCGTTTGGAATCG GTCGCCGGGTGTGCATGGGCGAGCAGCTGGCCAAGATGGAGCTGTTCCTGACCGTCAGCGGTCTGCTGCAGGCCTGCACCTTCCGGCTCCCAGACGGGGCGCCCGCTCCGTCCCTGCACGGTCGCTTCGGCCTGACTCTGGCTCCCTGCCCCTTCGCCCTGTGCGTGAGCGCCCGCTGCGAGGACTCATTCAGCCCCAACGCATTCAGCTAG
- the hadh gene encoding hydroxyacyl-coenzyme A dehydrogenase, mitochondrial codes for MFRLFSSNMAFFTHHIKRSFSSSAVRNVVIKNVTIIGGGQMGAGIAQVAASTGHSVTLVDMTDDILKKAMKGIQSSLRRVVKKTFSGDPESGDDFIQKVMQNVSTSTEPSAAIATSDLILEAIVENMKIKQDLFGFLDKMAPEHTIFASNTSSLPISDIASATSRPDRCAGLHFFNPVPLMKLVEVIATTSTSPETSESLLNFTKALGKTPVCCKDTPGFIVNRLLVPYIMEALRLHERGHASKEDIDTGMKLGAGYPMGPFELSDYVGLDTIKFIMDGWSKKEPDNPIFAPSELLNKLVAEGKLGKKTLEGFYKYNK; via the exons ATGTTTAGGTTATTTTCCTCCAACATGGCTTTTTTCACGCACCACATCAAGAGGAGCTTCTCTTCTTCGGCTGTCAGGAATGTTGTGATCAAAAACGTGACAATCATCGGAGGAGGTCAGATGGGAGCAGGAATTGCACAA GTCGCTGCATCCACCGGCCACTCGGTGACACTGGTGGACATGACGGACGACATCCTGAAGAAAGCGATGAAGGGAATCCAGAGCAGCCTGAGGAGAGTGGTGAAGAAGACGTTTTCTGGCGACCCAGAG TCTGGCGACGACTTCATCCAGAAGGTGATGCAGAACGTGTCCACCTCCACAGAGCCTTCAGCTGCCATCGCCACCTCAGACCTGATTCTGGAAGCCATCGTGGAGAATATGAAGATCAAACAGGATCTGTTCGGTTTCCTGGACAAGATGGCGCCCGA ACACACCATCTTCGCCAGCAACACGTCCTCGCTGCCCATCAGTGACATCGCCAGCGCCACCAGCAGGCCGGACCGGTGCGCAGGCCTCCACTTCTTCAACCCCGTTCCCCTGATGAAACTGGTAGAG GTCATCGCGACGACGTCGACCAGCCCAGAGACGTCCGAGTCCCTCCTGAACTTCACCAAAGCACTTGGAAAAACGCCGGTGTGCTGCAAG GACACCCCTGGGTTCATCGTGAACCGGCTGCTGGTTCCCTACATAATGGAGGCCCTGCGGCTGCACGAGAGAG GCCACGCGTCCAAAGAAGACATCGATACCGGCATGAAGCTGGGCGCCGGGTATCCGATGGGACCGTTTGAGCTCAGCGACTACGTGGGACTGGACACAATAAAGTTCATCATGGATG GCTGGAGCAAGAAGGAACCTGACAACCCGATCTTCGCTCCCAGTGAACTCCTCAACAAGCTGGTCGCTGAGGGGAAACTGGGCAAGAAGACGTTAGAGGGATTCTACAAGTACAACAAGTGA